The Methanobacterium sp. BAmetb5 genome includes a region encoding these proteins:
- a CDS encoding rubredoxin, translated as MRRYKCKVCNYIYDPENGEPRTNTPPGTAFEDLPDNWNCPKCGAGKFRFIPI; from the coding sequence ATGAGAAGATACAAATGTAAAGTCTGTAACTACATTTACGACCCGGAAAATGGAGAACCAAGAACCAACACCCCACCAGGAACCGCCTTTGAGGATCTACCGGATAACTGGAACTGTCCCAAATGTGGTGCTGGTAAATTCCGCTTTATACCCATTTAA
- a CDS encoding pyrimidine dimer DNA glycosylase/endonuclease V, protein MRLWSLHPMYLDVKGLVALWREGLLARAVLKGNTKGYTNHPQLIRFKNQKNPLLFLDTFLNQVYLESKHRGYKFNLEKIGTEQTREQITVTRGQLSYEMEHLLGKLQQRDQEKYQQTKKMLKEDKFPLPNPVFKIVPGDIELWEKVKH, encoded by the coding sequence ATGCGACTCTGGAGTCTACATCCAATGTATCTGGATGTTAAAGGCCTGGTAGCACTCTGGAGAGAAGGTTTACTGGCCAGGGCTGTGTTGAAAGGTAATACTAAGGGTTATACCAACCATCCACAACTTATTCGTTTTAAAAATCAAAAAAATCCGCTTCTTTTCCTGGATACCTTTTTAAACCAAGTATATCTGGAATCAAAACACCGGGGATACAAGTTTAACCTCGAGAAAATAGGAACTGAACAAACCAGGGAACAGATAACAGTTACCCGGGGACAGCTATCCTATGAAATGGAACACTTGCTGGGGAAACTCCAACAACGCGACCAGGAGAAGTACCAACAAACAAAAAAGATGCTTAAAGAGGACAAATTTCCTCTCCCTAATCCTGTTTTTAAGATTGTGCCAGGAGATATAGAGTTATGGGAGAAAGTAAAGCATTAA
- a CDS encoding universal stress protein has product MNKQEGNNMFNTIMVPTDGSEYSQKAEDTALALAKKLDSTVVAVHIIDEKLIYPYEVLEEEGKSILHKVQEKGKKIGVKVDEILIVGSPTNDMAKITEKAGADLVVMSTHGKTGLERLIMGSVAESALKKIPVPVLLVKKG; this is encoded by the coding sequence ATGAATAAACAGGAAGGCAACAACATGTTCAATACCATAATGGTCCCCACTGATGGGTCAGAATATTCCCAAAAAGCTGAAGACACCGCACTAGCCCTGGCAAAAAAACTGGATTCCACTGTGGTTGCTGTTCACATAATAGATGAAAAACTCATATACCCCTACGAAGTCCTGGAGGAAGAAGGTAAAAGCATCCTCCATAAAGTACAGGAAAAGGGCAAAAAAATAGGGGTTAAAGTAGATGAGATACTCATTGTAGGAAGCCCTACCAATGACATGGCCAAGATAACCGAGAAAGCAGGGGCTGACCTGGTGGTAATGAGCACCCATGGTAAAACCGGACTGGAAAGACTCATCATGGGCAGCGTAGCTGAAAGCGCCCTCAAGAAGATTCCAGTGCCCGTTTTGTTGGTTAAAAAGGGATAA